A single window of Salminus brasiliensis chromosome 18, fSalBra1.hap2, whole genome shotgun sequence DNA harbors:
- the pygma gene encoding glycogen phosphorylase, muscle form → MSKPLSDQDRKKQISVRGLAGVENVSDLKTNFNRHLHFTLVKDRNVATKRDYYFALANTVRDHLVGRWIRTQQHYYEKDPKRVYYLSLEFYMGRTLQNTMVNLALENACDEAMYQLGLDMEELEDIEEDAGLGNGGLGRLAACFLDSMASLGLAAYGYGIRYEFGIFNQKIVNGWQVEEADDWLRYGNPWEKARPEYMRPVHFYGRTEHHPDGVKWVDTQVVLALPFDTPVPGYRNNIVNTMRLWSAKAPCEFNLKDFNIGGYIQAVLDRNLAENISRVLYPNDNFFEGKELRLKQEYFVVAATLQDIIRRFKASKFGSREIVRTDFAFLPDKVAIQLNDTHPALAIPELMRVLVDDEKLSWEKAWDITVKTCAYTNHTVLPEALERWPIDLFQNLLPRHLEIIFEINRRHLERVASLFPGDNDRLRRMSLIEEGGVKRVNMAHLCIVGAHAVNGVARIHSDILKATVFKDFYEMDPHKFQNKTNGITPRRWLVMCNPGLAEVIAEKIGEDFIRDLDQLKKLLNFVNDEAFIRGIAKVKQENKLKFATHLEEHYKVKINPNSMFDIQVKRIHEYKRQLLNCLHIITFYNRIKKEPNKQWTPRTIMIGGKAAPGYHTAKMIIRLITAIGEVVNNDPVVGDRLKVIFLENYRVTLAEKAVPAADLSEQISTAGTEASGTGNMKFMLNGALTIGTMDGANVEMAEEAGENNIFIFGMRVEDVEAMDKKGYNASEYYNRIPELKQAMDQIAGGFFSPKQPDLFKDIVNMLMHHDRFKVFADYEDYIKCQEKVSALYKKPKEWTKKVIYNIAGSGKFSSDRTIAQYAREIWGVEPSLEKIAAPDDLK, encoded by the exons TGGTGGGCAGGTGGATCAGAACGCAACAGCACTACTATGAGAAGGACCCCAAA cGCGTGTACTATCTCTCCCTGGAGTTTTACATGGGCCGAACTCTGCAGAACACCATGGTGAACTTGGCCTTGGAGAACGCTTGTGATGAGGCAATGTACCAG CTGGGTCTAGacatggaggagctggaggacaTTGAGGAGGACGCTGGACTGGGGAATGGAGGCCTGGGCCGTCTTGCTG CTTGCTTCCTGGATTCCATGGCTAGTCTTGGTTTGGCTGCCTATGGCTATGGCATTCGCTATGAGTTTGGCATCTTCAACCAGAAAATTGTTAATGGCTGGCAG GTGGAAGAAGCAGATGATTGGCTGCGCTATGGTAACCCATGGGAGAAAGCCCGTCCCGAATACATGCGCCCTGTTCACTTCTATGGCAGGACAGAGCATCACCCAGATGGAGTCAAATGGGTAGATACTCAG GTAGTCTTGGCCCTGCCATTTGACACTCCTGTGCCTGGCTACAGAAACAACATTGTGAACACTATGAGGCTGTGGTCTGCCAAGGCGCCATGCGAGTTCAACCTGAAAGACT TCAACATTGGTGGCTACATCCAGGCTGTCCTGGACAGGAACCTGGCTGAAAACATCTCGAGAGTGCTGTATCCCAATGACAAC TTCTTTGAGGGGAAGGAGCTGCGTCTGAAGCAGGAGTATTTCGTGGTGGCCGCTACGCTCCAAGACATCATCCGCCGCTTCAAGGCCTCCAAGTTCGGCTCGAGGGAGATTGTTCGGACTGACTTCGCCTTCCTCCCTGACAAG GTGGCCATCCAACTGAATGACACCCACCCTGCCCTTGCTATTCCTGAGCTGATGAGGGTGCTGGTTGATGATGAGAAGCTGTCATGGGAGAAG GCCTGGGATATCACTGTCAAAACCTGCGCTTACACTAATCACACAGTGCTGCCCGAGGCTCTGGAGCGCTGGCCTATCGACCTGTTCCAGAACCTGCTGCCACGTCACCTCGAGATCATCTTTGAGATCAATCGTCGCCATCTGGAG CGTGTGGCTTCCCTGTTCCCTGGGGACAATGACCGTCTGCGCCGCATGTCCCTAATTGAAGAGGGAGGAGTGAAGAGAGTGAACATGGCCCACTTATGCATTGTCGGCGCCCACGCAGTCAATGGTGTAGCACGCATTCACTCAGACATCCTCAAAGCTACCGT GTTTAAGGATTTCTATGAGATGGACCCACACAAATTCCAGAATAAAACGAATGGCATCACCCCCAGACGCTGGCTGGTCATGTGCAACCCTGGCCTGGCTGAAGTCATCGCAGAG AAAATCGGAGAGGACTTCATCAGAGACCTGGACCAGCTGAAGAAACTACTGAATTTTGTTAATGATGAGGCTTTCATTCGTGGTATTGCCAAAGTCAAACAG GAGAACAAACTGAAGTTTGCCACACATCTGGAAGAGCACTATAAGGTGAAGATCAATCCCAACTCAATGTTTGACATCCAGGTCAAGAGAATCCATGAGTACAAGAGACAACTGCTCAACTGCTTGCACATTATCACGTTCTATAACC GCATCAAGAAGGAGCCTAACAAACAGTGGACTCCCAGAACCATCATGATTGGTGGAAAG GCCGCCCCAGGCTACCACACTGCTAAGATGATCATTCGTCTGATCACTGCTATTGGCGAAGTGGTGAACAATGACCCAGTGGTGGGCGATCGCCTCAAAGTCATCTTCCTGGAGAACTACAGAGTCACCCTGGCTGAAAAAG CTGTTCCTGCTGCAGACCTTTCTGAGCAGATCTCTACAGCTGGTACAGAGGCTTCCGGGACAGGCAACATGAAGTTCATGTTGAATGGTGCTCTGACCATTGGCACCATGGATGGAGCCAATGTGGAGATGGCGGAGGAGGCCGGAGAGAACAACATCTTCATCTTTGGCATGAGAGTGGAGGATGTGGAAGCCATGGACAAGAAAGG ATATAATGCCTCTGAGTACTACAACCGTATTCCAGAGCTGAAGCAGGCCATGGACCAGATCGCGGGTGGTTTCTTCAGTCCCAAGCAACCTGACCTCTTCAAGGACATTGTCAATATGCTAATGCACCATGACAG GTTTAAAGTCTTTGCAGATTATGAAGACTACATCAAATGCCAAGAGAAAGTCAGTGCTCTTTACAAG aaaCCCAAGGAATGGACCAAGAAGGTGATCTACAACATCGCTGGTTCCGGCAAGTTCTCCAGTGACCGTACCATTGCTCAATATGCTCGTGAGATTTGGGGTGTGGAACCCAGTCTGGAGAAGATTGCAGCTCCTGATGACCTAAAATAA